GCGCCGTGCGCAGTTCGCGCTCGGCTACCCGTTCGACCATGCATTCCTTGGCGCTGCGGTAGTGGATCAGGTCGGCGATCGTGCCGATCTTGAGGCCGTGCTCCTTGCCGAATTCCAGCAGGTCCGGCAGGCGCGCCATCGTGCCGTCGTCCTTGACGATCTCGCAGATCACCGAGGCTGGCGTCAGGCCCGCCATCGCGGTCAGGTCGCAGCCCGCTTCCGTGTGGCCGGCGCGCATCAGCACGCCGCCCTTGACGGCACGCAGCGGGAAGATGTGGCCCGGCTGCACCAGGTCTTCCGGCTTGGCGCCCTTGGCGACGGCCACCTGGATCGTGCGGGCGCGGTCGGCCGCCGAGATGCCGGTGGTGACGCCTTCCGCGGCCTCGATCGATACCGTGAAGTTGGTGCCGAACGAAGTACCGTTGCGGGTGGCCATCAGGGGCAGTTCAAGCCGGTCGACGATTTCTTCGGCCAGCGTCAGGCAAACCAGGCCGCGCGCGTGGCGGATCATGAAATTGATGGCTTCCGGCGTGACGAAATCCGCCGCCAGCACCAGGTCGCCCTCGTTCTCGCGGTCTTCTTCATCGACCAGGATCACCATGCGCCCGGCGCGCAGCTCGGCGACGATTTCTTCGGTGCTGGAGATAGTCATGTAATAAATCCTTGGCGTGTTTCGCAACCCGCTATTTTAATGGATTTGGCGCGCTTTCACCCGACTATCCGCTGCGCCCGCGCCACTGTCCCGTTCGCATTGGCATTTACCGTGGAACAAGCTGTCATGCTTGTTTGAAAACCAACAAAACTATAGGCAAGCTGGACAGTGGCAGCTATGATCGGCGAACAGGACAACAGGCGTGCGCCCGCCGCCAGGAGGGCGGAGTAGCATGATTTCACAGGACCGACTTGCCGAAAAGGCATCATGCCCACCATTCTGATCGTCGACGACCGCCCCACCAACCGTGACTACCTGCTGACATTGCTCGGGTTCACGTCGCACACCGTATTCGAAGCCGTGGACGGCGCCCAGGCGCTCGAGCTGTGCCACCGGCATCGCCCCGACCTGGTGATCACCGACATCCTGATGCCCACGATGGACGGCTACGAATTCGTGCAGCACCTGCGTGCCACGCCGGAGCTGGCCCATACGCCGGTCATCTTCTTTTCCGCCACCTATTCGCTGCCCGAACTGCGGGCGATGGGCACTGCCTGCGGCGTGCGCACCGTGCTGCCCAAGCCGGCCGAACCCCAGGCCATCCTGGAAGCGGTGAACCTGGAACTGGGGCTGGAAGAAGCGTACCCCAACTTGCACGACGAAGTCGCCCGCGCCGTCGCGCCGCCGGCCACGGCGCTTTTCTTTGCGCCGCCGGTTGCGGCGCCCTTCCCCGCTTCGCCGGCCGCGGCGCCGTCCCCGGATTCACCGGCCGCGCCTCCCCGGGCGCCGGACAGCACCGTCGAGCGGATGGCCGCCTTGCACGAATTGTCGCTGCGCCTGAACGGCGAACGCGATGCCGGCGCGATGGCACGACGCTTCTGCGCCGCCGCCGATGCGATCCTGCATGCGGACATCGTGGTGCTGTGCCTGCTCGACGCGCATGAAAACGACGTGCAGCACGTGGAAACGGTGGGCATCGACGCCGCGCTGGTGCAGCCGGTGCTGGTGGAGCGCGGCGCGTTCCCCGGTGCGATGATGGACCGGCGCGACGTGCTGCGCCGCTGCCGGGCCGATGGCGACATGCCGGCGCTGCCGGGCGGCCACCCGGAGGTGGCCAACCTGCTGGGCCTGGCCGTGCGCGACCAGTTCCACCTGTATGGCTGGCTGTACGCGGCCAACCGCCGTGGCGCCGCGTGTTTCGACGACACCGACGAACAGTTCATCCGCATGCTGGCCGCGCAGCTCGCCGTGGCCTATGAAAACATGAACCTGTACGAGGTGGTGCAGCGGCACGCGGCGCAGCTGCAGATGGAAGCATCGGCGCGGCGCAGCGCCGATGCGGCGCTGCGCACCAGCGAGGCACGCTACCGGGCAATGACGCAATCGGCGCCGGACGCGATCATCGGCACCGACCAGGAAGAACGCATCCTGCACTTCAACCGCGCGGCCGAGGCGATGTTCGGCTACAAGGAACAGGAAATGGTGGGGCAGCCGATCACCCTGCTGATCGCCGAGAGCTCGCTGCCGGCACACCGCGAACGCGTGCAGCGCTACCGCAAGAACCGCGAGCGCTCCTACAGCAACCGCATCGTCGAACTCACGCTGAAACGCAAGGACGGCGAGGAATTCACCGGCGAACTGGCGCTGTCGGCGGTGAACGTGAACGGCGAGGCGATCTTTACCAGCATCCTGCGCGACATCACGGCGCGCCGCGCGCTCGAGGAGCGGCTGCGGCTGTCGGCCCAGGTGTTCGACAGCACGCAGGACAGCATCACGATGACCGACGCCCGCGGCAGCATCATCGGCGTCAATCCCGCGTTCGAGCAGACCACCGGCTACCTCGAACGCGAAGTGGTGGGCCAGAACCCGCGGCTGCTGCGCTCGGGCCGGCATGACGGCGCGTTCTACCGCGCCATGTGGCAGGCGCTGGAAACCGAAGGACAATGGTCCGGCGAGATCTGGAACCGCCGCAAGAACGGCCAGGTGTACCCGGAGCGGCTGCGCATCAACGCGGTGCGCGACCAGCGCGAGCAGGTGGTGGCCTACGTTTCCGTATCGAGCGACATCAGCGCGCTGAAGGAAGCGCACACGCAGCTCGATTTCCTCAGCAACCACGATCCGCTGACGCTGCTGCCGAACCGCAACCTGCTGAACGACCGGCTGCAGCTGGCCATGGCCGCGGCCGAGCACGACGGCATGCAGGTGGCCCTGCTGCTGTTCGACATCGACCGGCTGCAGCGCATCAACGACGCACTGGGCCACCCCACCGGCGACGCGCTCCTGCAGGAAATCGCCCGCCGCGTAACGCGCATCGTGCCGCCCGGCGACACGCTGGCGCACCTGGGCGCCGACGAATTCGCGCTGGTGCTGACGCGCTGCCAGAACGTCGACGACATCATCGTCACCGTGCGCAGGCTGCTGGAACAGGTGGCCGAGCCGGTGCAGCTGGCGGGCCAGGACCTGTACGTGACGGCCTCGGTCGGCATCAGCATCTACCCCCGCGACGGCGCCACGCCGGGCGCGCTGCTGACCGGCGCGGACGTGGCGCTGTCGCACGTGAAGGACAACGGCCGCAACAACTTCCACTTCTACACCGGCGAAATGAACGCGCACGCGCTGCGCTGGATGTCGCTGGAGATCCACCTGCGCCATGCGATCGAGCGCAACGAGTTGCGCCTGCATTACCAGCCGCAGGTATCGCTGCCGGACGGGCGCGTGAGCGGCGTGGAAGCGCTGCTGCGCTGGCAGAGCGCCGAGCTGGGCAACGTGCCGCCGGGCGACTTCATCCCGCTGGCCGAGGACAGCGGCCTGATCCTCGAGATCGGCAACTGGGTCATCGGCGAAGCATGCCGGCAGAACAAGGCGTGGCAGGCGGCCGGCCTGCCGCCGCTGACGGTGGCCGTGAACGTGTCGGCGCGGCAGTTCACGGCGGGCACGCTGCCCGACGTGGTGCGAGCCGCGCTGGCCGCGAGCGGGCTGGCGCCGCGCTGGCTCGAGGTCGAACTGACCGAAACGGTGATGATGAACGACAGCGAGTACACGCAGATGCAGCTGAACGAACTGGCCGCGCTCGGCGTATCGATCTCGCTGGACGATTTCGGCACCGGCTACTCGTCGCTGGGCTACCTGTCGCGCTTCCGGCTCGACAAGCTGAAGATCGACCAGACCTTCGTGCGCAACATCACCACCGAACCGCGCAGCGCGGCGATCGCGCGCGCCACCACGGCGCTGGCGCACGGCCTGAACCTGGTGGTGGTAGCCGAAGGCGTGGAAACGGAAGGCCAGCTGGCCTTCCTGCGCGACATGGGATGCGACAAGATCCAGGGCTACCTGTTCAGCCGCCCGCTGCCGGCCGATGGGCTGGAAGCGCTGCTGCGCGAACAGCGCACGCTGGCGCCGCTGGCGGCCGTGCCGCCGGCCGAGCGCACGCTGCTGCTGGTGGACGACGAGCCCGGCGTGCTGCGCGCGCTGGAGCGGGTCTTCCGCCGCGAAGGCTGGCGCCTGCTGGTGGCCAGCAGCGCCGTGCAGGCGCTGGAACTGCTGCCGCTAAACGATGTGCAGGTGATCATCTCGGACCAGCGCATGCCGCAGATGAACGGCACCGAGCTGCTGGCGCGCATCCGCGAAATGTACCCGCACACGGTGCGCATGCTACTGTCCGGCTATGCCGACCATGCGTCGATCATGGACGCCGTCAACCGCGGCGCCATCTACAAGTTCCTCACCAAGCCGTGGGACGACGACGAGCTGCGGCAGGCGGTGCGCGAAGCGTTCGACCTGGCGCAACCGCGGCGCGTCGCGTAAGCCGGCCACCCGGCCGCGCAGACTGCTGCGCAGCTTACCGCTCATTGGACTGATAACCTGCGCAGCCCCTGCGATCACAATTCCGATCGGTAGCGCCCTGCACGCCCCCGCGCCAAGAGTTTTCGGTTAAGTTAACGCTTCCTGTCAACTAGCTGATCGATATGACCCCGCAAAACCTGTGGCCGCTGGGCGCCGAACTGGGCGAAGGCCCCGTCTGGATTCCCGAACAGAACCGCCTGTATTTCGTCAACCTGGTCGGCAACACGCTGCACGCGCTCGATGCCGGCACCGGCGCCGACGGCACCCGCCACGCGTGGCCGCTGCCGGATCATGTGTGCTGGCTGGTGCCCCGCAAGGATGGGGACGGCTTCATGGCGGGCCTGCGCGACGGCATCGTGCGCCTGTGGCTGGAAGAAGATGGATCGCACCGCTTCGAATACCTGCACGCGCTGCCCGGCGCCGATACCGGCATCCGCCTGAACGACGCGAAGGCCGACGCGGCCGGCCGGATCTGGGCCGGTTCGATGAACGCGCGCGACGTGAGCCGCCCGGACGGCAAGCTGTTCCGGCTGGACCCGGACGGCAGCCTGCACGTGGCACTGCCCGAACACCATATCTGCAATGGCCCCACGTTCAGCCTGGACGGCGGCACGATGTACCACAACGACAGCTTCCTGAACCGCACCTATGCGTATGAAGTGAAGGCCGACGGCAGCCTCGGTGCCCCGCACCTGTGGCGCCAGTTCGGCGACGGCGAAGGCTCGCCCGACGGCATGACCGTCGACAGCGAGGATTGCGTGTGGATCGCCCAGTGGGGCGGCGGCCGCGTGTGCCGCTACAGCCCGGGCGGCGAATTGCTGGCGACGATCCGGGTGCCGGTGGCGCAGCCGTCGTCGGTGGCGTTCGGCGGCGCCGACCTGAAGACGCTGTACATCACCAGCGCCTGGCAGGGCTTCGATGCGGCGCAGCGTGCGGCCGACCCGCTGGCCGGGGCGCTGTTCTCGGTGCAGGCCGGGGTCGCCGGCGTGCCGGCCGCCAGGTTCGGCTGACCTCCTCCACCTTGCCGGCGCGTCTTTCGGGTCGCAAACGAGGAGTTGACGCACGACAAGCCTCGCGGGCGGCTGCCGGTGCGATCGGTACGATCGGGCCGGACCGGATGCGGGGAATACGGGGCCTCTACCGCAAGCGGGACGTCAGCTCCCCGCCTGCCGGCTTAAGATACGGGGGCTTTACCAACCAACCCTGTTGAGGAGATCGATATGAAGACGAACGGTTCGGCCGTCTGGTCCGGTGGCATCAAGGATGGCAAAGGCGCGATCAGCAGCCACAGCGGCGCATTGAAGGACTATCCATATGGCTTCGCCAGCCGCTTCGAAGGCAAGCCGGGCACCAATCCCGAGGAACTGATCGGCGCCGCGCACGCCGGCTGTTTCACGATGGCGCTGTCGCTGATTCTCGGCGAAGCCGGACTGACGGCCGAGAAAATGGAAACGAATGCCGAAGTCACGCTGGAAAAGCAGGACGACGGCTTTGCGATCACCGCCGTGCACCTGACGCTGCAGGCGAAGATCCCCGGTGCCGACGACGCGAAATTCCAGGAACTGGCCGCCAAGGCCAAGGCCGGTTGCCCCGTATCGAAACTGCTGAAGGCCGAGATCACGCTGGACGCCACGCTGCTGTGATGCGCTGAGCCGGCACATTACCGGGCCGCCGGCGGCAACGCGCCGTCGGCCCGTTATTTTTCCACCCTGCTGCCGTTTTAAACGTCATCCTTCAACGCGTTATCCTTCGACCCGTCATCCGTCACCCGCGCCAGGCGTTCCGCGCGTTCGACCCCGATATGAAAACCGGCCGCCCCTTCCGGCATGCCGGCGGCGCCGAGCGCAAAATGGGCCAGTTGCAGGCCCGACTCCACCGTTTCGGAAATCACGCCGGCCGCGCCCGCGTCCTTCAGCAGGCGCGCATGCTGTTCGTCGCGTGCCCGGGCAAAGACCGGCACCGCCGGATACTGCCGCCGCAGCGCGCGCGTGGCGTGCAGGGCGGCCTGCGGATCGTCCATCGTCAGCACCACGCCGGCCGAGCGGCCCACGCCGAGGCGCTCCATCATCTCCGGCATCGACGCATCGCCCGAGAACACGTTGGACGCCTGCGCCCGACCGGCGGCCGCGAGCTGATGGTCGCGCTCCACCGCCACGCATGCGATGCCCTGCCGTGCCAGCACGCCCGCCACCAGTCGCCCTACCCTGCCATAGCCGCCGATGATGATGTGGCCCTCGCGGAACGCCTGCTGCGCCGGCTTTTGCGTCGAGTCTTGCGCCGACTCCTGCGCAGCATCCACGCTGCCGGCGCGCCGCGCGATGCGCGCTCCCAGGGCCGCCACGCCGGGCGCGGCGAGCATGCTGGCGGTCACCAGTACCAGCATGAACTGGCCGGTCGCGCCGGCGAGCAGTCCGGCACCGACCGCGTAGCCGAGGATGATGAAGGCGAACTCGCCTCCCTGCCCCATCAGCAGGCCGGCCTGCGCCGCCCTGCGCCAGCCAAGCCGGCGCAGCAGCAACAGCGCGATCACGCCGCCTTTCACGGCCAGCAGGCCGAGCACGGAGGCCGGCAGCCAGAACGGGTATTGCGCCACGATGCGCAAGTCCAGCTCCATGCCGACCGCCATGAAGAACATGCCCATCAGCAGGCCGCGGAACGGTTCGACGATCATTTCCACTTCGTACTGGAATTCGGTGTCGGCCAGCAGCAGGCCCGCCAGCAGCGCGCCCAGCGCCATCGACAGGCCGGCCGCCGCGGTGGCCGCCGCAACGCCCAGCGCCAACAGCAGGATCAGCGCCACGAACACCTCGGGCTGGCGCTGCACGGCGAACGCGGCGAACAGCGGGCGCGCCAGCCGCCGGCCGATGATGTAGACCAGCGCGATCGTGGCCGCGGCCTTCGCCACCGCCAGCAGCAGCGTCCACCACAGCGCCGCGCCGGTGCTGCTGCCGGCCAGGCCTTCGACGAGGATCAGCACCGGCACCACGGCCAGGTCCTGCAGCATCAGGATCCCGAAGCAGGCCTGCCCCAGCGGCGTGGCCAGCGCCTGCGCGCGGCTCAGCAGCTGCATGACGACGGCGGTGGAAGACATTGCCAGCGTGATGCCTACCGTCAATGCCGGCGCCGGGGGATTGCCGAACCACAGGGCGATCGCGCCGATCGCGGCGGCCGTCAGCGCCACCTGCAGCACGCCGGTGCCGAACACGTCGCGCCGCAGCGCCCAGATGCGTGCCGGCGATAGTTCCAGGCCGATCATGAACATCAGGAACAGGATGCCCAGCTCGCCGAACATCTTGACGCCCTCGATGTCGTGGAACGTGATGTCGGCCAGCCATGGCGCGGCACCGGCCCAGGTGCCCAGGCCGTGCGGGCCGAAGCACAGGCCCACCAGCAGGAAACCCGGTATCTGGCCGATGCGCAGCCGTTGCAGCAACGGCACGGCCAGTCCGGCGAGCAGCAGGAACAGCAGTGTTTCGCGAAGATCGGCGACGGTCATGGGTGCAAGTTTATGACAATCCGGCCGCCGTGCGACATACAATCGGGTCCTCGCTCAACCTGAAAGGGAGTTCATGTCACGCGCCACCCGTATCGCCACCCTCACTGCATTGCTTCTCACCACCGCCATCGCCAGCGGGGCCCCCGCCTGGGTGGCGAAAAGCGACGCCTATACCCAGCCGGTGCTCCAGGATACCGGCAGGTACCAGCCGGAGAATGCATCGTCGCTGGGAAGCGAGGAATTCGACACGGCAGTCGCCGATTTCAAGCCGCGCGACTACGAGCGCGAACTGGCCGATACGGAGAAGCGCCTGGCGTCGCTGCGCGCGCAGCTTGCCGCCGAAAAGGATCCGAAGGTGCGCCAGGACCTGGATATCCTGATCGATTCGCGCGAAAAGAAGATCGCCTCGATGAAGCTGCAGCGCCAGCACCTGGTGACGTACGTGAACGTGGCGGAGCTGGTGTACGGCGGCCTGCAGGTGCTGCTCGAGCCGCGCAACAAGCCCGAGCGCCAGAAGGCGGCGCTGGTGCGCCTGAAGCGCTATGTGGGCCGCGACGCGGGCTTTGCCCCGATCGCCACGCTGGTGCGCCAGCGCACCGAGGAACAGCTCGCGCGGAAAGGGCTCGTCGGCCCATACGTGGGCGAGGTCGAGGATGGCCTGAACAACAACCCGACCTATCTCGACGGCATCGCCGAGCTGTTCAAGGCGGCAAGGATCACCGGCTGGGAAGCGGACTTCGCGACCCTCAAGACCCAGGTCAAGGCCTATGACGACTGGACCCGCGCGAGCATCCTGCCGCGCACGCGCAAGGAAGTACGGCTGCCGCCGGCCGTGTACACCGACCGGCTGGTCAACGTGGGCGTGGACATCACCCCCGAGCAGATGATCGAGCGCGCCAGCTTCGACTTCCAGGAACTGCGCGACCAGATGCAGGCGGTCGCCGCGACGATCGCCGCGCAGCGCAAGCTGGCATCGAGCGACTATCGCGACGTGATGCGCGAGCTGAAGAAAACGTCGCTGCCGCCCGACCAGCTGCTGCCCTACTACCGCAAGCGCGTGCAGGAGATGGAGGACGTGATTCGCAAGCACGATATCGTGACCCTGCCGGAACGCGCGCCGTTCATCCGCACCGCCACCGCGGCCGAATCGGCCGCCATGCCGGCGCCGTTCATGAGCCCCCCGCGCCTGATCGGCAACACCGGCGAATACGGCGAATTCGTCATTCCGCTGTCGAATCCGAAGTCGAAGGGCAAGATGGACGACTTCAATTTCGAGGCAATGGCCTGGACCCTGTCCGCCCATGAGGCGCGCCCGGGCCACGAGCTGCAGTTCGCTTCGATGGTCGAACAGGGCATGTCGATCGCGCGTGCCAACTTCGCCTTCAACAGCACGAACGTGGAAGGCTGGGGCCTGTACTCGGAAGCGCTGATGCTGCCTTACATGCCGCCGGAAAGCCAGCTGGTGTCATTGCAGATGCGCATGCTGCGCATGGCGCGCGCGATGCTCGACCCGTCGATCAACCTGGGCCTGATGACGCCGGAACAGGCCAAGGCTTTCCTGATGCGGGAACTGGTGTTGTCGGAGCCGTTCGCCCAGTCGGAGGTGGACCGCTATTCGTACCGCCTGCCGGGCCAGGCGACTTCCTACTACTACGGCTACGTGAAGCTGCGCGCGTTGCGGACGCTGGCCGAAATGGAACTGGGCGACAGGTTCAGGCAGAAGGAATTCAACGACTTCGTGATCGCCCAGGGCATCCTGCCGCCGGACCTGCTGAAAGCGGCCGTGCTGCAGGATTTCATCGCCCCGAGGAAGGCGAAGTAACGGCCGGGGCAACCTTCTTGCGCGCCGGCGCCCGCCCGCCATGGCGGATGCCGGCGGCATCGAGTTCGGCCAGCAGCGCCGGCGCATAGGCGGCATCCAGCGCGGCCGCCGGGTACTGGTACAGGCCGCCATGCTCCGGCGCCAGCGGCGCCGCCTTGGCCAGCACGGCTTCGGCGGCGGTCCACAGCCGCTGCACATGTTCCATCATTTTCTTTCGCGCGACCAGGCGTTTCCACGCGCCCGGATCGCTGGCCCGCAGCGCCTTCAGGTAGGCCACCGTGTAGAGCATGAAATCGGCCATGCCGCCGATATTGCCGTTGATCGAATTGGCGCGCTCCATCATCTCGCGGTACACCGGCGTGTCGGCGATCGCCACCTCGAACTCGGCGCCGGCCACGTGGGCATTGAGTTCGTCGATGAGCGGGAAGAAGTCGCCGCGGTAGACGTTGCGGTTGCCGAAGTACACGGCGTAACGCCCCTCCGGCTGCTGCTTGATATGGTCGGGAATTTCGCTGGCGGCCAGCGCGAACGCGGGAGCCTGGCCGCGCTGGTAGTCGGTCACGTGAATCTCGCCGCGAAAGTGGAACACGGCGCGGTTGCCGTGGCAGGCCGACAGCGCGAAGTCCAGCATGTGATTCGCTTCATGGAATGCCGTGAGCAGCGCCTGCAGGCCCATCGACTTCGCGCTGCGGATCCACCACATCACCTGCGGCTGCGCGGCCCCGAACAGCGGCCGCACCGACGCGTATTCGGGCGCCGACAGCAAGGCCGTCATCGCCGCCGTGTCGTTGCCGGCGGCCAGCGCGGGATTGTCCTTGCAGATTTCCTTGCCCGGCATTTTCTGCGGGCCGGCCGGCTCGAAGACGAGCGGCATGCTGCCGCTGGCCGCGGCAGCGAACGACATGGCGCCGCCGGCCGCGGCGGCCGTGCCGCTCGCAGCCGACAGAAGTCCGGCGAGCAGGCCGGCCAGCGCGGTCCTCATCGGCGTGCCGGCCCGGTCAGTCCTGCACGCGGCTGACGCGCTGCCCGGCCGACAGCATGCGCTCGACATAGCGGGCGATCAGGTCGATCTCCAGGTTCACATTGCTGCCCACCCGCAGGTGCTTGAGCGTGGTGACCTCGATCGTGTGCGGGATCAGGTTGATCGAGAAACGGCAGCCGGTGGCCACGTCGTCCACGCGGTTGACGGTCAGCGACACGCCATTGACGACGATCGAGCCCTTGAACGCCAGGTACTTGCCCAGCGCGGCGGGCGCCTCGACGACCAGCTCCCACGACTCGCCG
Above is a window of Pseudoduganella dura DNA encoding:
- the ribBA gene encoding bifunctional 3,4-dihydroxy-2-butanone-4-phosphate synthase/GTP cyclohydrolase II — its product is MTISSTEEIVAELRAGRMVILVDEEDRENEGDLVLAADFVTPEAINFMIRHARGLVCLTLAEEIVDRLELPLMATRNGTSFGTNFTVSIEAAEGVTTGISAADRARTIQVAVAKGAKPEDLVQPGHIFPLRAVKGGVLMRAGHTEAGCDLTAMAGLTPASVICEIVKDDGTMARLPDLLEFGKEHGLKIGTIADLIHYRSAKECMVERVAERELRTAHGDFRMIAFRDTPSGSAHLALVHGDLAADAEALVRVHQPVSILDLLETEATTHSWNVSASLKAIKAAGQGVMVLLNCEETADQLFGQLAALDKGARPQGRAASMDLRTYGIGAQILRALGVRRMKLLASPRKMPSMAGFDLEVTGYLAKPEA
- a CDS encoding EAL domain-containing protein; this encodes MPTILIVDDRPTNRDYLLTLLGFTSHTVFEAVDGAQALELCHRHRPDLVITDILMPTMDGYEFVQHLRATPELAHTPVIFFSATYSLPELRAMGTACGVRTVLPKPAEPQAILEAVNLELGLEEAYPNLHDEVARAVAPPATALFFAPPVAAPFPASPAAAPSPDSPAAPPRAPDSTVERMAALHELSLRLNGERDAGAMARRFCAAADAILHADIVVLCLLDAHENDVQHVETVGIDAALVQPVLVERGAFPGAMMDRRDVLRRCRADGDMPALPGGHPEVANLLGLAVRDQFHLYGWLYAANRRGAACFDDTDEQFIRMLAAQLAVAYENMNLYEVVQRHAAQLQMEASARRSADAALRTSEARYRAMTQSAPDAIIGTDQEERILHFNRAAEAMFGYKEQEMVGQPITLLIAESSLPAHRERVQRYRKNRERSYSNRIVELTLKRKDGEEFTGELALSAVNVNGEAIFTSILRDITARRALEERLRLSAQVFDSTQDSITMTDARGSIIGVNPAFEQTTGYLEREVVGQNPRLLRSGRHDGAFYRAMWQALETEGQWSGEIWNRRKNGQVYPERLRINAVRDQREQVVAYVSVSSDISALKEAHTQLDFLSNHDPLTLLPNRNLLNDRLQLAMAAAEHDGMQVALLLFDIDRLQRINDALGHPTGDALLQEIARRVTRIVPPGDTLAHLGADEFALVLTRCQNVDDIIVTVRRLLEQVAEPVQLAGQDLYVTASVGISIYPRDGATPGALLTGADVALSHVKDNGRNNFHFYTGEMNAHALRWMSLEIHLRHAIERNELRLHYQPQVSLPDGRVSGVEALLRWQSAELGNVPPGDFIPLAEDSGLILEIGNWVIGEACRQNKAWQAAGLPPLTVAVNVSARQFTAGTLPDVVRAALAASGLAPRWLEVELTETVMMNDSEYTQMQLNELAALGVSISLDDFGTGYSSLGYLSRFRLDKLKIDQTFVRNITTEPRSAAIARATTALAHGLNLVVVAEGVETEGQLAFLRDMGCDKIQGYLFSRPLPADGLEALLREQRTLAPLAAVPPAERTLLLVDDEPGVLRALERVFRREGWRLLVASSAVQALELLPLNDVQVIISDQRMPQMNGTELLARIREMYPHTVRMLLSGYADHASIMDAVNRGAIYKFLTKPWDDDELRQAVREAFDLAQPRRVA
- a CDS encoding SMP-30/gluconolactonase/LRE family protein: MTPQNLWPLGAELGEGPVWIPEQNRLYFVNLVGNTLHALDAGTGADGTRHAWPLPDHVCWLVPRKDGDGFMAGLRDGIVRLWLEEDGSHRFEYLHALPGADTGIRLNDAKADAAGRIWAGSMNARDVSRPDGKLFRLDPDGSLHVALPEHHICNGPTFSLDGGTMYHNDSFLNRTYAYEVKADGSLGAPHLWRQFGDGEGSPDGMTVDSEDCVWIAQWGGGRVCRYSPGGELLATIRVPVAQPSSVAFGGADLKTLYITSAWQGFDAAQRAADPLAGALFSVQAGVAGVPAARFG
- a CDS encoding OsmC family protein, with amino-acid sequence MKTNGSAVWSGGIKDGKGAISSHSGALKDYPYGFASRFEGKPGTNPEELIGAAHAGCFTMALSLILGEAGLTAEKMETNAEVTLEKQDDGFAITAVHLTLQAKIPGADDAKFQELAAKAKAGCPVSKLLKAEITLDATLL
- a CDS encoding cation:proton antiporter domain-containing protein; the protein is MTVADLRETLLFLLLAGLAVPLLQRLRIGQIPGFLLVGLCFGPHGLGTWAGAAPWLADITFHDIEGVKMFGELGILFLMFMIGLELSPARIWALRRDVFGTGVLQVALTAAAIGAIALWFGNPPAPALTVGITLAMSSTAVVMQLLSRAQALATPLGQACFGILMLQDLAVVPVLILVEGLAGSSTGAALWWTLLLAVAKAAATIALVYIIGRRLARPLFAAFAVQRQPEVFVALILLLALGVAAATAAAGLSMALGALLAGLLLADTEFQYEVEMIVEPFRGLLMGMFFMAVGMELDLRIVAQYPFWLPASVLGLLAVKGGVIALLLLRRLGWRRAAQAGLLMGQGGEFAFIILGYAVGAGLLAGATGQFMLVLVTASMLAAPGVAALGARIARRAGSVDAAQESAQDSTQKPAQQAFREGHIIIGGYGRVGRLVAGVLARQGIACVAVERDHQLAAAGRAQASNVFSGDASMPEMMERLGVGRSAGVVLTMDDPQAALHATRALRRQYPAVPVFARARDEQHARLLKDAGAAGVISETVESGLQLAHFALGAAGMPEGAAGFHIGVERAERLARVTDDGSKDNALKDDV
- a CDS encoding DUF885 domain-containing protein is translated as MSRATRIATLTALLLTTAIASGAPAWVAKSDAYTQPVLQDTGRYQPENASSLGSEEFDTAVADFKPRDYERELADTEKRLASLRAQLAAEKDPKVRQDLDILIDSREKKIASMKLQRQHLVTYVNVAELVYGGLQVLLEPRNKPERQKAALVRLKRYVGRDAGFAPIATLVRQRTEEQLARKGLVGPYVGEVEDGLNNNPTYLDGIAELFKAARITGWEADFATLKTQVKAYDDWTRASILPRTRKEVRLPPAVYTDRLVNVGVDITPEQMIERASFDFQELRDQMQAVAATIAAQRKLASSDYRDVMRELKKTSLPPDQLLPYYRKRVQEMEDVIRKHDIVTLPERAPFIRTATAAESAAMPAPFMSPPRLIGNTGEYGEFVIPLSNPKSKGKMDDFNFEAMAWTLSAHEARPGHELQFASMVEQGMSIARANFAFNSTNVEGWGLYSEALMLPYMPPESQLVSLQMRMLRMARAMLDPSINLGLMTPEQAKAFLMRELVLSEPFAQSEVDRYSYRLPGQATSYYYGYVKLRALRTLAEMELGDRFRQKEFNDFVIAQGILPPDLLKAAVLQDFIAPRKAK